The genomic window TTTGCAAGTGTTTGTGCTAATTGTGCCTCAAATCCTGAAGCAAGAACACCTGTTTCTGGATGAAGACCAATCTGTCCAGAGAAAAGAATCATATCTCTAAACTCAACACCTTGTGAATAAGTCCCTACTGCTGCAGGGGCCTTATCTGTTTTAATGATTTTTTTATCAAATGTACTCATTCTTACGCCTCGTTGTTTATAGTTTCTTCTTTTGAAAGAAGAGCTGTTAGACGACACATATTTACGATTTCTGGAATTGATGCCGTTCTTTGAATTACGTTTGCAGTGTGCTTCATTGGAACAAGGATTGGCCCAATCGCATCGGCTTCAGTTAATTGTTGAAGTAACTTGTATGCAATATTCGCAGAGTTTAACTCTGGGAAAATAAGAATGTCTGCAGACTTATCAAGCTCACAGAAGTCGAAAAGTTTATTCTGAATATTCTTATTCACAGCAACGTCTGCTTGCATCTCACCTTCAACATTTAAAGTTGGGTACTTCTCACGTGTGATTTGCGTAGCCTTCTTCATCTTAAGAGCTGAAGGATCTTTACTAGAACCAAAGCTTGAGAAGCTTAGGAAGGCAATGCTTGGATCTTTTCTCATTAAATGCTTATAAAGTTGAGCTGTAGAGTTTGCGATTTCACTTAAATCTTCCGCAGAAGGATTGATTTGAGTTGTTGTATCAGCAAGGAATAATACTCTGTCTTTGAAAACAAGAATAAATACACCTGCAGCTTTATGTCCTTCCTTAGTTCCAATTACTTGAAAAACTGGTTTAAGGCAATCACCGTAGTTTAGAGTTGGACCTGCTATAAATGTATCAGCAAGACCTTTTCTAACCATCATCGAACCGTAGTAGTTCTCTTGAGTCATAAGATCTTCTGCGTGGTAAATTGAAACACCACTTCTTTGTTTTTCTTTCGTATACTCTCTATAAAAGTCTTCAAGATTATCCGCTTTTCTTGGAGAAATAATTTCTACTTCTTCAAGGCCAGTAAGGCCAAGCTCTTCAATTTTTCTATTGATAGTTGTTCTATTTCCTAGAAGAATAGGTTGGATCTTTCCTTCATCAAGAAGTGTTTTTGCAGCTTGAAGAATTCTAGAGTTTGAACCTTCAGCAAAAACCATGCTAACTTTCTTTCCAGTTTTCTTAACGTGAGAAGATAGTCTATCTCTTGTTAATTTCATGAAAGCACCACTTGAGTGCTGTTTTGATTCAAGGTGAGCAGCATATTCGTCTAAGTCACTGATTGGAGTTCTTGCAACACCAGTTTCCATCGCGGCTTTTGCAACTGCTGGAGAAACTCTTGTTAGTACTCTCTTATCAAATGGCTTTGGAATTAAATAATCTGGCCCAAAAGAGAAATCCTCTCCACCATAGGCCATCTTTACATCATCAGGTACTTCTTCTTTAGCAAGACCTGCAATTGCGTAAACAGCAGCGAGCTTCATTTCCTCATTGATCTTTCTAGCACGAACATCAAGTGCTCCTCTAAAAATATAAGGAAAACCTAGAACGTTATTTACTTGGTTAGGGAAGTCTGATCTTCCTGTTGCCATGATGGCATCATTTCTAACTTCAGCAACTTCACTTGGAAGAATTTCTGGATCTGGGTTAGCCATTGCAAAGATAATTGGATTCTTTGCCATTGTTGCTACCATTT from Bacteriovorax sp. Seq25_V includes these protein-coding regions:
- a CDS encoding NADP-dependent malic enzyme, with the translated sequence MTENQDKVKDSRTQAALDYHSNGRAGKIEVIATKPCLTASDLTKAYSPGVAAPCLEIAKNVQDVYKYTAKGNLVAVISNGTAVLGLGDIGPEAGKPVMEGKGILFKRFADIDVFDLEVNEKTVEGMVNVVKALEPTFGGVNLEDIKAPECFEIEKQLIEIMDIPVFHDDQHGTAIIASAAFINAVEISKKKIEDVKVVFSGAGAASIACAKLFKTLGVQAKNLYMTDSKGVIYKGRTEGMNVYKDEFAVETSDRSLADAMNGADAFIGCSAKGVLTKEMVATMAKNPIIFAMANPDPEILPSEVAEVRNDAIMATGRSDFPNQVNNVLGFPYIFRGALDVRARKINEEMKLAAVYAIAGLAKEEVPDDVKMAYGGEDFSFGPDYLIPKPFDKRVLTRVSPAVAKAAMETGVARTPISDLDEYAAHLESKQHSSGAFMKLTRDRLSSHVKKTGKKVSMVFAEGSNSRILQAAKTLLDEGKIQPILLGNRTTINRKIEELGLTGLEEVEIISPRKADNLEDFYREYTKEKQRSGVSIYHAEDLMTQENYYGSMMVRKGLADTFIAGPTLNYGDCLKPVFQVIGTKEGHKAAGVFILVFKDRVLFLADTTTQINPSAEDLSEIANSTAQLYKHLMRKDPSIAFLSFSSFGSSKDPSALKMKKATQITREKYPTLNVEGEMQADVAVNKNIQNKLFDFCELDKSADILIFPELNSANIAYKLLQQLTEADAIGPILVPMKHTANVIQRTASIPEIVNMCRLTALLSKEETINNEA